In Tachypleus tridentatus isolate NWPU-2018 chromosome 7, ASM421037v1, whole genome shotgun sequence, a genomic segment contains:
- the LOC143258129 gene encoding uncharacterized protein LOC143258129 encodes MSTRHLLNFVFWTVILLLCLYCVGKMESAAVVASEPEPHKRLFPGGFPKVFYIPDGPPDQNTGINFHNTPYRLYITDFLSEFEEEKQVGDYLQSAQKQDDNGRGHSFIHFGKRRNGVVNKERNKVLFQQGLQSENSLYEHFEALSHTEDKRYENERILHLRKRFIGKSKNKAYSKQPNLRKLKSNKELRGHATMSFDKRVHSIKHPGHYIIHFGKRDDNSNLRHYQMMDFESVVEEEKQHNRHIMCLKKQLEKEQRSDEQMMPFGKRMKERAHWPKHNVLS; translated from the exons ATGTCCACGCGACATCTGCTGAATTTTGTGTTCTGGACGGTTATTCTTCTTTTATGTCTTTACTGTGTGGGGAAGATGGAGTCGGCGgctgttgttgctagtg AGCCTGAACCTCACAAAAGACTATTTCCCGGAGGATTTCCAAAAGTTTTCTACATACCTGACGGTCCTCCTGATCAAAACACAGGAATAAACTTTCACAATACACCGTATCGTCTGTATATTACCGACTTTCTTAGTGAATTCGAGGAAGAAAAACAAGTGGGTGATTATTTGCAAAGTGCACAAAAACAAGATGATAACGGACGAGGACACAGTTTTATTCACTTTGGAAAACGAAGAAATGGTGTAGTTAATAAAGAACGCAACAAAGTCCTCTTTCAGCAGGGACTACAATCAGAGAATAGTTTATATGAACATTTTGAGGCACTCAGTCATACAGAGGATAAAAGGTatgaaaatgaaagaatattACACCTTAGAAAACGATTTATTGGTAAATCTAAGAACAAAGCATATTCTAAGCAGCCAAACCTCAGAAAACTTAAAAGTAACAAAGAACTTAGGGGTCACGCTACAATGTCTTTTGACAAACGGGTGCATAGTATCAAGCATCCTGGCCATTATATCATACATTTTGGTAAAAGAGATGATAACAGCAATCTGCGTCATTATCAAATGATGGACTTTGAAAGTGTTGTCGAAGAAGAAAAGCAACATAACAGGCatattatgtgtttaaaaaaacaattagagaaagaacaaagatccGATGAGCAGATGATGCCATTTGGAAAGAGAATGAAAGAAAGAGCGCACTGGCCAAAGCATAATGTACTTTCATAA
- the LOC143258130 gene encoding uncharacterized protein LOC143258130 isoform X1, whose product MQSGSNSTFGTMFSTTTPILPFLNNTITDTCGFASSPYDFVFHTAPFSTSSCTGYSNNPHESPSNDTGATYYNSMLLTQSMNMTNILLPDYRSSPISDIQQKYFISKDYLGALSSDQDKKTIALGITDNLMSDNQRLTSVSHLLLKTKEIATSLL is encoded by the exons ATGCAGAGTG GTTCGAACTCCACTTTTGGAACAATGTTTTCGACAACAACACCAATTCTACCCTTCCTGAACAACACCATTACAGATACATGTGGATTTGCGTCATCTCCTTACGACTTCGTCTTCCATACTGCTCCATTTTCGACTTCTTCGTGTACTGGATATTCTAATAACCCTCACGAAAGTCCTTCTAACGACACAGGCGCAACTTACTATAACTCAATGCTATTAACACAATCTATGAATATGACGAATATTTTACTACCAGACTATCGTTCATCTCCCATATCAGACAttcagcaaaaatattttatttctaaggaTTATCTGGGAGCTCTATCTTCAGATCAAGACAAGAAAACCATAGCCTTAGGTATTACAGATAATTTGATGTCAGACAATCAACGTCTAACGTCAGTGTCCCATTTATTGTTGAAAACCAAAGAAATTGCAACTTCACTCTTATAG